A stretch of Coccidioides posadasii str. Silveira chromosome 2, complete sequence DNA encodes these proteins:
- the CDO1 gene encoding Cysteine dioxygenase (EggNog:ENOG410PN84~COG:E~BUSCO:12434at33183) produces the protein MPFLDNESPERTPVVNKFPSDPFHKLVQDLSDVLGPSSGLDSDDVDPMDIQRLMEGYTSNHSEWLHYALADPSRAYTRNLVDEGNGKSNLLILVWSPGRSSPIHDHANAHCVMKVRQDSISDGHRASIDGSNRRY, from the exons ATGCCGTTCCTCGACAACGAGTCCCCAGAGAGGACACCTGTCGTCAACAAATTCCCATCCGATCCCTTCCACAAATTGGTCCAAGATCTCAGCGACGTCCTTGGACCAAGCTCGGGGCTCGATTCAGACGATGTAGATCCCATGGACATCCAACGACTGATGGAAGGGTACACCTCCAACCATAGCGAGTGGTTGCACTATGCCTTGGCGGACCCGAGCAGAGCCTATACCAGAAATCTCGTCGACGAAGGCAATGGAAAGAGTAACCTA CTCATCCTCGTATGGTCTCCGGGACGGAGTAGCCCGATCCACGACCATGCAAACGCACATTGTGTCATGAAGGTAAGACAGGATAGCATCAGCGACGGTCATCGAGCATCAATTGATGGATCCAATCGTAGATATTGA
- the GLG2_1 gene encoding glycogenin glucosyltransferase (CAZy:GT8~EggNog:ENOG410PJHH~COG:G~BUSCO:3362at33183), which yields MADTREAVYCTLLMSDNYLPGAMVLAHSLRDNGTRAKIVVLVTPDSLQASTIEELKSLYDEVIPVSRVVNVSPANLYLMDRPDLISTFTKIELWRQIQYRQIVYIDADVVALRAPDELLTLDTQFAAVPDIGWPDCFNSGVLVLRPSLQTYYSLVAFAQRGISFDGADQGLLNMHFRNWDRLSFAYNCTPSGHYQYIPAFRHFQSSISLVHYIGQKKPWSLPRQTFPVEGPYNQLLARWWAVYDRHYRPAPPMAIPASIQPDYLSTEHGLSQPASTGITEPFSPPDSGSIASFGSAGLKSATASEVCPSEITTESMRSQEARNAQIPTFLIPRSAPAPDLTFGPEGGDLCRAGHEIPVAKFEPASNVIPQNMRREQSASIHHPQILPVSKPSAQPVESYASRETPAPSEPALSAVPQHARGEENISVHRPQMPPTDQLSTRSQNGPSQNSNRASFTASDLVQSIVPQYVHGEENILVHRPRISLVDQPSARSQKSHAPSFMIPEPALSVVPQYVYGEENVSVHRPQMPPVDQPSTKLAGSYTDIGILTPRTTVHRPVQLHQTSLPPTEPAPTVDGSGLPRFVSVEAKETANNASTQPLRAVSPPMMIWDAARAPPPLDSRPEAANFPSQTYAMSNSTQLFRPPKSYPKVPKHMYYEVPPKPPVSEALARIFPWESQAPVPSRVFSDEVQDNEAPHPRATLLGKTKGGPLKGTGRVPTNPWDTHNQTNAWDEIPEIEQYMRSFQGSRKGSVQVISGAESSGRRPSLRLTDFPTEAERPSLPVTPALIRRRYLKGSKDGTEGLRGAKGVPQQDEWNPAEQLERLHKHHCKFLDSALRNIQKEED from the exons ATGGCAGATACCAGGGAGGCTGTATACTGTACG CTCTTAATGAGTGACAATTATCTTCCAG GCGCCATGGTCCTGGCCCATTCGTTGAGGGATAATGGCACACGGGCGAAGATCGTGGTGCTTGTCACCCCGGATAGCTTGCAAGCCTCAACTATCGAGGAGCTCAAG TCCCTTTACGATGAAGTAATCCCGGTTAGCCGGGTGGTCAACGTATCTCCAGCCAACTTGTACTTGATGGACAGACCCGATTTGATATCCACATTCACGAAGATAGAGCTTTGGAGACAGATTCAATATAGACAGATAGTCTATATTGACGCGGATGTCGTGGCCCTCAGAGCCCCAGATGAACTGCTCACACTTGATACCCAGTTCGCTGCCGTTCCAGATATCGGATGGCCGGACTGTTTTAATTCCGGGGTCCTCGTCCTTCGCCCAAGCCTACAGACATACTACTCCCTCGTCGCATTTGCGCAGCGAGGGATCAGTTTCGATGGCGCCGACCAAGGTCTTTTGAATATGCATTTTAGAAATTGGGATAGGCTGAGCTTCGCGTACAACTGCACGCCCAGCGGGCATTATCAATATATCCCTGCGTTTCGGCATTTTCAAAGTAGCATTAGTCTTGTACATTATATCGGACAGAAAAAGCCATGGAGCCTCCCGAGGCAGACTTTCCCTGTCGAAGGCCCCTATAATCAGCTGCTTGCACGATGGTGGGCAGTATACGATCGCCATTACCGACCAGCACCTCCAATG GCTATACCTGCGTCGATACAACCTGACTATCTCTCGACTGAGCATGGCTTGAGCCAGCCCGCTTCAACAGGGATTACAGAACCTTTCAGCCCCCCAGACAGCGGCTCTATCGCATCTTTTGGAAGCGCTGGTCTGAAATCGGCAACTGCCTCCGAGGTTTGCCCTTCGGAGATCACTACAGAATCGATGAGATCACAGGAAGCCCGGAATGCTCAGATTCCTACTTTTTTGATACCCAGATCCGCACCGGCACCTGATCTCACATTTGGTCCTGAAGGTGGGGACTTATGCCGTGCGGGCCATGAAATCCCCGTTGCAAAATTTGAACCTGCCTCAAATGTCATTCCGCAAAATATGCGGCGTGAGCAGAGCGCTTCTATCCATCACCCTCAAATTCTTCCTGTGAGCAAGCCATCTGCTCAGCCTGTTGAGTCTTACGCTAGTCGTGAAACCCCAGCACCATCCGAACCTGCTTTAAGTGCTGTTCCACAACATGCACGTGGTGAGGAGAATATTTCTGTCCACCGTCCCCAAATGCCTCCCACAGACCAGCTGTCTACCAGGTCCCAAAATGGCCCATCCCAAAACAGCAATAGAGCTTCCTTTACAGCATCTGATCTTGTTCAAAGTATTGTTCCACAGTATGTCCATGGCGAGGAGAATATTTTGGTTCACCGCCCCCGAATATCTCTTGTGGACCAGCCATCTGCGCGGTCCCAAAAAAGCCATGCGCCTTCTTTTATGATACCTGAACCTGCCTTAAGTGTTGTTCCACAATATGTGTATGGTGAGGAGAATGTCTCTGTTCACCGTCCGCAAATGCCTCCTGTGGACCAGCCATCTACTAAACTGGCTGGATCCTATACTGATATCGGCATACTGACGCCTCGGACTACTGTGCATCGCCCTGTTCAGCTTCATCAAACTTCATTGCCACCGACAGAACCTGCACCTACTGTGGATGGGAGTGGCCTGCCCAGATTTGTATCTGTGGAAGCAAAAGAAACTGCAAACAATGCCAGCACTCAACCATTGCGTGCTGTCTCTCCTCCAATGATGATCTGGGATGCCGCACG CGCACCGCCGCCCCTTGACTCAAGGCCTGAAGCTGCGAATTTTCCATCTCAGACGTATGCAATGTCCAATAGCACACAATTATTCCGTCCCCCCAAGTCATATCCGAAGGTCCCGAAACATATGTATTACGAGGTTCCACCGAAGCCGCCCGTGTCGGAAGCTTTAGCTCGGATTTTTCCTTGGGAAAGCCAGGCTCCGGTCCCCTCTCGGGTGTTCTCTGATGAGGTGCAAGATAATGAAGCACCTCATCCAAGAGCTACTCTATTGGGAAAAACTAAAGGTGGGCCGTTAAAAGGCACCGGCAGAGTCCCAACAAACCCCTGGGATACACACAACCAAACGAATGCCTGGGATGAGATACCTGAGATTGAGCAGTACATGCGGTCTTTTCAGGGATCTCGAAAGGGCAGCGTTCAAGTGATTTCGGGGGCAGAATCTAGCGGAAGGAGACCTAGTTTGCGACTAACCGATTTTCCAACTGAAGCTGAGCGCCCAAGTCTTCCAGTAACTCCCGCACTTATCCGGAGGCGGTACCTCAAAGGATCCAAAGATGGCACGGAGGGTTTACGGGGCGCCAAAGGTGTCCCGCAACAGGACGAATGG AACCCCGCAGAGCAGCTCGAGAGGCTTCATAAGCACCATTGCAAATTTCTTGACAGCGCATTACGAAACATTCAGAAGGAGGAGGATTGA
- a CDS encoding uncharacterized protein (EggNog:ENOG410PVA6~COG:I~TransMembrane:1 (o6-29i)~MEROPS:MER0031617~BUSCO:5392at33183) — protein MSILGYLGLFLVLAYGVFTFILYGITAICKGTFFHRQTEKENLELVLARDRFWNLSKPWAGLFHRFLTLRTGFKFHYITSDEPGTAGRQKSDKPLVIFLHGFPDSWAIWRHVLASSSIRESSTVVAVDLPGYGGSDSLKKYGATEVLEALTEFIISLREECGVDSPDNEHRSRKVFIVAHDWGGLLAFRLAAEAPQVADRFIIVNGPLMALVRSNIRLLTESSSKMFKMFLREPWHSRSLLLKSVQTLKPVIHQFWCSGYIFAFQLPMPLVRYMGTGGNYSFLKAIHRLSVGVAGKFTLRDAQESMASTLGPGVLECESMTNEGEKYPPSVLERDKSGNFGAIVSYYRHGAADGVWHKSLETISSVFNIWPDGPRRTSSGTGMFDIKNGSLKANATVLWGQSDVALDSHLALEGIADYLVHGSQVIVLPRTGHFPQVEVESRVALEKVIEWAVRGEKGDLEAFVRSKYPDAKAVVRK, from the exons ATGTCCATTCTGGGGTATTTGGGCCTGTTTCTGGTGTTAGCTTATGGGGTGTTTACTTTCATATTGTATGGGATTACTGCTATTTGCAAAGGAACGTTCTTTCACAGACAGACTGAAAAGGAGAACCTAGAGCTGGTATTGG CAAGAGATCGATTCTGGAACCTCTCGAAGCCATGGGCGGGTCTCTTTCACCGATTCCTCACCCTGAGGACAGGGTTTAAATTTCACTACATCACGAGCGATGAGCCGGGAACAGCTGGACGTCAAAAATCCGACAAGCCACTTGTTATTTTCTTACATGGTTTCCCCGATAGCTGGGCCATTTGGCGACACGTCCTCGCTTCTTCCTCGATCCGCGAGTCAAGCACAGTAGTTGCAGTTGACCTTCCAGGATACGGCGGAAGTGACTCGTTAAAGAAGTATGGAGCCACTGAAGTTCTGGAGGCTTTGACAGAGTTTATTATCTCGCTCCGAGAAGAGTGCGGCGTGGATAGTCCTGACAATGAGCACCGTTCAAGAAAGGTGTTTATCGTTGCGCACGACTGGGGTGGTCTGCTGGCTTTTCGTctagctgctgaagctccaCAGGTGGCCGACAGATTCATCATTGTCAATGGGCCTTTG ATGGCCTTGGTGAGATCTAACATACGCCTCCTGACTGAATCTTCATCGAAAATGTTCAAAATGTTCCTACGAGAGCCGTGGCACTCCAGGTCACTTTTGTTGAAATCAGTGCAAACATTGAAACCCGTGATCCACCAGTTTTGGTGTTCTGGATACATCTTTGCCTTCCAGCTACCCATGCCTCTTGTCAGATATATGGGAACCGGCGGAAACTATTCCTTTCTGAAAGCAATCCACCGATTATCTGTCGGTGTAGCCGGCAAGTTCACACTTCGAGATGCCCAAGAGTCAATGGCGAGTACCCTCGGCCCCGGGGTACTGGAATGTGAAAGTATGACAAATGAAGGAGAAAAATACCCCCCATCAGTACTTGAGCGCGATAAATCTGGGAATTTTGGCGCTATAGTGTCATATTATCGCCATGGGGCGGCCGACGGAGTCTGGCACAAGTCACTGGAAACGATCTCGTCTGTATTCAATATATGGCCGGACGGACCACGACGAACTAGTAGCGGAACGGGCATGTTTGATATTAAGAATGGCTCACTAAAAGCCAATGCAACAGTTTTATGGGGCCAATCGGATGTTGCCCTCGACTCTCATCTTGCACTGGAAGGGATCGCGGACTATCTTGTCCACGGAAGTCAAGTGATTGTGCTTCCCAGAACTGGTCACTTTCCGCAAGTCGAAGTTGAAAGTAGGGTGGCTCTCGAGAAAGTGATCGAATGGGCCGTTCGTGGCGAGAAGGGTGATTTGGAAGCATTCGTGCGTTCTAAATATCCCGATGCCAAAGCCGTAGTCCGAAAATAA
- the GLG2_1 gene encoding glycogenin glucosyltransferase, variant 2 (CAZy:GT8~EggNog:ENOG410PJHH~COG:G~BUSCO:3362at33183), which produces MVLAHSLRDNGTRAKIVVLVTPDSLQASTIEELKSLYDEVIPVSRVVNVSPANLYLMDRPDLISTFTKIELWRQIQYRQIVYIDADVVALRAPDELLTLDTQFAAVPDIGWPDCFNSGVLVLRPSLQTYYSLVAFAQRGISFDGADQGLLNMHFRNWDRLSFAYNCTPSGHYQYIPAFRHFQSSISLVHYIGQKKPWSLPRQTFPVEGPYNQLLARWWAVYDRHYRPAPPMAIPASIQPDYLSTEHGLSQPASTGITEPFSPPDSGSIASFGSAGLKSATASEVCPSEITTESMRSQEARNAQIPTFLIPRSAPAPDLTFGPEGGDLCRAGHEIPVAKFEPASNVIPQNMRREQSASIHHPQILPVSKPSAQPVESYASRETPAPSEPALSAVPQHARGEENISVHRPQMPPTDQLSTRSQNGPSQNSNRASFTASDLVQSIVPQYVHGEENILVHRPRISLVDQPSARSQKSHAPSFMIPEPALSVVPQYVYGEENVSVHRPQMPPVDQPSTKLAGSYTDIGILTPRTTVHRPVQLHQTSLPPTEPAPTVDGSGLPRFVSVEAKETANNASTQPLRAVSPPMMIWDAARAPPPLDSRPEAANFPSQTYAMSNSTQLFRPPKSYPKVPKHMYYEVPPKPPVSEALARIFPWESQAPVPSRVFSDEVQDNEAPHPRATLLGKTKGGPLKGTGRVPTNPWDTHNQTNAWDEIPEIEQYMRSFQGSRKGSVQVISGAESSGRRPSLRLTDFPTEAERPSLPVTPALIRRRYLKGSKDGTEGLRGAKGVPQQDEWNPAEQLERLHKHHCKFLDSALRNIQKEED; this is translated from the exons ATGGTCCTGGCCCATTCGTTGAGGGATAATGGCACACGGGCGAAGATCGTGGTGCTTGTCACCCCGGATAGCTTGCAAGCCTCAACTATCGAGGAGCTCAAG TCCCTTTACGATGAAGTAATCCCGGTTAGCCGGGTGGTCAACGTATCTCCAGCCAACTTGTACTTGATGGACAGACCCGATTTGATATCCACATTCACGAAGATAGAGCTTTGGAGACAGATTCAATATAGACAGATAGTCTATATTGACGCGGATGTCGTGGCCCTCAGAGCCCCAGATGAACTGCTCACACTTGATACCCAGTTCGCTGCCGTTCCAGATATCGGATGGCCGGACTGTTTTAATTCCGGGGTCCTCGTCCTTCGCCCAAGCCTACAGACATACTACTCCCTCGTCGCATTTGCGCAGCGAGGGATCAGTTTCGATGGCGCCGACCAAGGTCTTTTGAATATGCATTTTAGAAATTGGGATAGGCTGAGCTTCGCGTACAACTGCACGCCCAGCGGGCATTATCAATATATCCCTGCGTTTCGGCATTTTCAAAGTAGCATTAGTCTTGTACATTATATCGGACAGAAAAAGCCATGGAGCCTCCCGAGGCAGACTTTCCCTGTCGAAGGCCCCTATAATCAGCTGCTTGCACGATGGTGGGCAGTATACGATCGCCATTACCGACCAGCACCTCCAATG GCTATACCTGCGTCGATACAACCTGACTATCTCTCGACTGAGCATGGCTTGAGCCAGCCCGCTTCAACAGGGATTACAGAACCTTTCAGCCCCCCAGACAGCGGCTCTATCGCATCTTTTGGAAGCGCTGGTCTGAAATCGGCAACTGCCTCCGAGGTTTGCCCTTCGGAGATCACTACAGAATCGATGAGATCACAGGAAGCCCGGAATGCTCAGATTCCTACTTTTTTGATACCCAGATCCGCACCGGCACCTGATCTCACATTTGGTCCTGAAGGTGGGGACTTATGCCGTGCGGGCCATGAAATCCCCGTTGCAAAATTTGAACCTGCCTCAAATGTCATTCCGCAAAATATGCGGCGTGAGCAGAGCGCTTCTATCCATCACCCTCAAATTCTTCCTGTGAGCAAGCCATCTGCTCAGCCTGTTGAGTCTTACGCTAGTCGTGAAACCCCAGCACCATCCGAACCTGCTTTAAGTGCTGTTCCACAACATGCACGTGGTGAGGAGAATATTTCTGTCCACCGTCCCCAAATGCCTCCCACAGACCAGCTGTCTACCAGGTCCCAAAATGGCCCATCCCAAAACAGCAATAGAGCTTCCTTTACAGCATCTGATCTTGTTCAAAGTATTGTTCCACAGTATGTCCATGGCGAGGAGAATATTTTGGTTCACCGCCCCCGAATATCTCTTGTGGACCAGCCATCTGCGCGGTCCCAAAAAAGCCATGCGCCTTCTTTTATGATACCTGAACCTGCCTTAAGTGTTGTTCCACAATATGTGTATGGTGAGGAGAATGTCTCTGTTCACCGTCCGCAAATGCCTCCTGTGGACCAGCCATCTACTAAACTGGCTGGATCCTATACTGATATCGGCATACTGACGCCTCGGACTACTGTGCATCGCCCTGTTCAGCTTCATCAAACTTCATTGCCACCGACAGAACCTGCACCTACTGTGGATGGGAGTGGCCTGCCCAGATTTGTATCTGTGGAAGCAAAAGAAACTGCAAACAATGCCAGCACTCAACCATTGCGTGCTGTCTCTCCTCCAATGATGATCTGGGATGCCGCACG CGCACCGCCGCCCCTTGACTCAAGGCCTGAAGCTGCGAATTTTCCATCTCAGACGTATGCAATGTCCAATAGCACACAATTATTCCGTCCCCCCAAGTCATATCCGAAGGTCCCGAAACATATGTATTACGAGGTTCCACCGAAGCCGCCCGTGTCGGAAGCTTTAGCTCGGATTTTTCCTTGGGAAAGCCAGGCTCCGGTCCCCTCTCGGGTGTTCTCTGATGAGGTGCAAGATAATGAAGCACCTCATCCAAGAGCTACTCTATTGGGAAAAACTAAAGGTGGGCCGTTAAAAGGCACCGGCAGAGTCCCAACAAACCCCTGGGATACACACAACCAAACGAATGCCTGGGATGAGATACCTGAGATTGAGCAGTACATGCGGTCTTTTCAGGGATCTCGAAAGGGCAGCGTTCAAGTGATTTCGGGGGCAGAATCTAGCGGAAGGAGACCTAGTTTGCGACTAACCGATTTTCCAACTGAAGCTGAGCGCCCAAGTCTTCCAGTAACTCCCGCACTTATCCGGAGGCGGTACCTCAAAGGATCCAAAGATGGCACGGAGGGTTTACGGGGCGCCAAAGGTGTCCCGCAACAGGACGAATGG AACCCCGCAGAGCAGCTCGAGAGGCTTCATAAGCACCATTGCAAATTTCTTGACAGCGCATTACGAAACATTCAGAAGGAGGAGGATTGA
- the CAP10_1 gene encoding capsule-associated protein CAP1 (EggNog:ENOG410PHAQ~COG:S~BUSCO:3559at33183), which translates to MGTEWFQPMNRKSSLEAALGMRFHRVLALLGLAVLVWISLSLIRTKSAAPVIPASGSTPKHDEPLRPASPPSPADKKTHPIARLINQSKSSWDGVRSRQSKTLKEAVEEYRRRYKLSPPPNFDVWFEFAQSKGVELIDEYDTIYHSLLPFWSLQPKTIRDRVKESLGFDNALIGVLIRDGKISLVDGGGNSQQWKRDALTGMMQQFIRYLPNMDLAFNTHDEPRVVLPSDDLQRLVSNALDTVIPKVAKHPVDNAWTSPTDLNKGDRINETKTTRFNWFAHQATWTTSRSSCPIDTPVRDLNENARDKIEAYLSGDLGFIYNTTAFSDICLSPSLRYTFGMFERPNAMSVVRDLFPIFSESKVSSFQDILYPSPWYWSGKVTYDPKLDVSWDNKKSQVYWRGSTTGGFSRAGGWRRQHRQLFVKNINAVDDVKVLENKEGNWTMHTVKQNTFTHLLNVSFSHVGQCDPEDCNAQSHYFNIVKPDSQHEAWRFKYLADVDGNAFSGRFYALLKSNSLVYKLAVFREWHTEWIQPWVHYVPLSLRGNEHIEAIRYFASEEEGQRHAKFIAQGSSSWAKKALKNDALEVWFFRLLLEYGRIVDDNREKIGFSFGSS; encoded by the exons ATGGGTACGGAGTGGTTTCAACCCATGAACAGAAAAAGTTCCCTGGAG GCAGCGTTGGGAATGCGATTCCACCGAGTCCTAGCTCTCCTGGGACTTGCTGTCCTTGTCTGGATTTCCCTTTCGTTGATACGCACGAAATCCGCTGCGCCCGTTATACCGGCATCCGGCAGTACGCCCAAGCACGATGAGCCGCTGCGACCCGCAAGCCCTCCCTCCCCAGCTGATAAAAAGACGCATCCAATTGCCCGGCTGATCAACCAATCCAAATCGTCGTGGGATGGTGTCAGGTCGCGACAATCGAAGACACTCAAGGAGGCTGTTGAAGAGTATCGGCGCCGATACAAGCTATCACCACCGCCAAACTTTGACGTTTGGTTCGAGTTTGCACAATCAAAAGGGGTTGAGCTGATCGATGAATACGACACAATTTATCACTCCCTACTTCCCTTTTGGAGTTTACAGCCAAAAACGATACGGGATAGAGTCAAAGAATCTCTTGGGTTCGACAATGCTCTCATCGGAGTTTTGATCAGGGACGGAAAGATCAGTCTGGTTGATGGCGGAGGAAACTCCCAGCAATGGAAGCGAGATGCATTGACTGGAATGATGCAACAATTCATACGATACCTTCCAAACATGGATTTGGCCTTCAACACCCACGACGAGCCCCGGGTGGTTTTACCGAGCGACGATCTCCAACGACTGGTATCCAATGCGCTGGATACGGTCATTCCAAAGGTCGCCAAGCACCCGGTGGACAACGCCTGGACGAGCCCTACCGATCTTAACAAGGGCGATAGAATCAACGAGACAAAAACTACAAGGTTCAATTGGTTCGCCCACCAGGCGACTTGGACGACATCGCGCAGCTCATGTCCTATCGACACACCAGTTAGGGATCTAAATGAGAACGCGCGAGATAAAATTGAGGCATACCTGTCTGGTGATTTGGGTTTCATCTACAACACCACTGCTTTCTCAGACATCTGTCTCTCCCCGTCTCTAAGATATACTTTTGGAATGTTCGAGCGGCCGAACGCCATGAGCGTTGTCCGTGATCTGTTTCCCATTTTTTCTGAAAGCAAAGTATCAAGCTTTCAAGATATCCTCTATCCAAGTCCATGGTACTGGTCTGGAAAGGTAACTTACGACCCGAAACTTGATGTCAGTTGGGATAACAAAAAAAGCCAAGTTTACTGGCGTGGTTCCACCACGGGAGGATTTTCTCGAGCCGGAGGCTGGCGGAGGCAACATCGGCAGTTATTCGTAAAGAATATCAACGCCGTGGATGATGTGAAAGTTCTTGAGAACAAAGAAGGAAACTGGACTATGCACACGGTCAAACAAAACACCTTCACACATCTGCTCAACGTGAGCTTCAGTCATGTGGGCCAGTGTGACCCGGAGGATTGCAACGCACAGTCGCACTATTTTAACATCGTAAAGCCAGACAGCCAGCATGAAGCCTGGCGTTTCAAGTATCTTGCTGATGTTGATGGGAATGCCTTCAGCGGGCGGTTCTATGCTTTACTAAAAAGCAATAGTTTGGTCTATAAACTTGCAGTTTTCCGCGAATGGCACACAGAGTGGATCCAACCCTGGGTTCATTATGTTCCATTGAGTCTCAGGGGTAACGAGCACATTGAAGCCATACGATATTTTGCTTCCGAAGAAGAGGGACAACGTCACGCCAAGTTTATTGCTCAAGGAAGTAGCAGTTGGGCCAAGAAAGCACTGAAAAACGATGCTCTTGAGGTTTGGTTTTTCCGCCTGTTGTTAGA GTACGGACGAATTGTCGATGATAATCGGGAAAAGATAGGATTTTCATTCGGCTCATCCTAA
- the CAP10_1 gene encoding capsule-associated protein CAP1, variant 2 (EggNog:ENOG410PHAQ~COG:S~BUSCO:3559at33183), which produces MGSSTFYSQAALGMRFHRVLALLGLAVLVWISLSLIRTKSAAPVIPASGSTPKHDEPLRPASPPSPADKKTHPIARLINQSKSSWDGVRSRQSKTLKEAVEEYRRRYKLSPPPNFDVWFEFAQSKGVELIDEYDTIYHSLLPFWSLQPKTIRDRVKESLGFDNALIGVLIRDGKISLVDGGGNSQQWKRDALTGMMQQFIRYLPNMDLAFNTHDEPRVVLPSDDLQRLVSNALDTVIPKVAKHPVDNAWTSPTDLNKGDRINETKTTRFNWFAHQATWTTSRSSCPIDTPVRDLNENARDKIEAYLSGDLGFIYNTTAFSDICLSPSLRYTFGMFERPNAMSVVRDLFPIFSESKVSSFQDILYPSPWYWSGKVTYDPKLDVSWDNKKSQVYWRGSTTGGFSRAGGWRRQHRQLFVKNINAVDDVKVLENKEGNWTMHTVKQNTFTHLLNVSFSHVGQCDPEDCNAQSHYFNIVKPDSQHEAWRFKYLADVDGNAFSGRFYALLKSNSLVYKLAVFREWHTEWIQPWVHYVPLSLRGNEHIEAIRYFASEEEGQRHAKFIAQGSSSWAKKALKNDALEVWFFRLLLEYGRIVDDNREKIGFSFGSS; this is translated from the exons ATGGGGTCGTCTACCTTCTATTCACAGGCAGCGTTGGGAATGCGATTCCACCGAGTCCTAGCTCTCCTGGGACTTGCTGTCCTTGTCTGGATTTCCCTTTCGTTGATACGCACGAAATCCGCTGCGCCCGTTATACCGGCATCCGGCAGTACGCCCAAGCACGATGAGCCGCTGCGACCCGCAAGCCCTCCCTCCCCAGCTGATAAAAAGACGCATCCAATTGCCCGGCTGATCAACCAATCCAAATCGTCGTGGGATGGTGTCAGGTCGCGACAATCGAAGACACTCAAGGAGGCTGTTGAAGAGTATCGGCGCCGATACAAGCTATCACCACCGCCAAACTTTGACGTTTGGTTCGAGTTTGCACAATCAAAAGGGGTTGAGCTGATCGATGAATACGACACAATTTATCACTCCCTACTTCCCTTTTGGAGTTTACAGCCAAAAACGATACGGGATAGAGTCAAAGAATCTCTTGGGTTCGACAATGCTCTCATCGGAGTTTTGATCAGGGACGGAAAGATCAGTCTGGTTGATGGCGGAGGAAACTCCCAGCAATGGAAGCGAGATGCATTGACTGGAATGATGCAACAATTCATACGATACCTTCCAAACATGGATTTGGCCTTCAACACCCACGACGAGCCCCGGGTGGTTTTACCGAGCGACGATCTCCAACGACTGGTATCCAATGCGCTGGATACGGTCATTCCAAAGGTCGCCAAGCACCCGGTGGACAACGCCTGGACGAGCCCTACCGATCTTAACAAGGGCGATAGAATCAACGAGACAAAAACTACAAGGTTCAATTGGTTCGCCCACCAGGCGACTTGGACGACATCGCGCAGCTCATGTCCTATCGACACACCAGTTAGGGATCTAAATGAGAACGCGCGAGATAAAATTGAGGCATACCTGTCTGGTGATTTGGGTTTCATCTACAACACCACTGCTTTCTCAGACATCTGTCTCTCCCCGTCTCTAAGATATACTTTTGGAATGTTCGAGCGGCCGAACGCCATGAGCGTTGTCCGTGATCTGTTTCCCATTTTTTCTGAAAGCAAAGTATCAAGCTTTCAAGATATCCTCTATCCAAGTCCATGGTACTGGTCTGGAAAGGTAACTTACGACCCGAAACTTGATGTCAGTTGGGATAACAAAAAAAGCCAAGTTTACTGGCGTGGTTCCACCACGGGAGGATTTTCTCGAGCCGGAGGCTGGCGGAGGCAACATCGGCAGTTATTCGTAAAGAATATCAACGCCGTGGATGATGTGAAAGTTCTTGAGAACAAAGAAGGAAACTGGACTATGCACACGGTCAAACAAAACACCTTCACACATCTGCTCAACGTGAGCTTCAGTCATGTGGGCCAGTGTGACCCGGAGGATTGCAACGCACAGTCGCACTATTTTAACATCGTAAAGCCAGACAGCCAGCATGAAGCCTGGCGTTTCAAGTATCTTGCTGATGTTGATGGGAATGCCTTCAGCGGGCGGTTCTATGCTTTACTAAAAAGCAATAGTTTGGTCTATAAACTTGCAGTTTTCCGCGAATGGCACACAGAGTGGATCCAACCCTGGGTTCATTATGTTCCATTGAGTCTCAGGGGTAACGAGCACATTGAAGCCATACGATATTTTGCTTCCGAAGAAGAGGGACAACGTCACGCCAAGTTTATTGCTCAAGGAAGTAGCAGTTGGGCCAAGAAAGCACTGAAAAACGATGCTCTTGAGGTTTGGTTTTTCCGCCTGTTGTTAGA GTACGGACGAATTGTCGATGATAATCGGGAAAAGATAGGATTTTCATTCGGCTCATCCTAA